The nucleotide window ACACCTATCACCGGCACCAGATTGAGCAGCAAAAGCCAGCCGGACACGCCGATGTCGTGCAGTCGCTGGACCCCGACCTGCACGTTGATCACCAGGGCGGCGATCGCCAGCAATGCCATGACAAATACCCCGGCAGGTTTCGAGATCGCTGCCACGATGCCGGCGATGCCGAAAAGACCGGCGACGGCCATCATTATTACCAGGGACCAAGCCAGGTAGCGCAGCCGGCCGATGCGGCCCTGCACGGAGAACACGCGCAGCTCGCCGTGGCTCGCCAGTGGCATCTCGAGCGTTGCCTGCGGCGGGGCGTACGGCGATTGGCTGCCTGCGATGGCGGGTGGCGAAAGCTCCTTTGCCTGCTGCGCCTGCCGGGAAAGAAATTTCGCGATGACGATTCCGCACGCCGAGCATTGTTCGTGCTGCGGTTGCGTATGCCCGCACTTGGGGCAGTTCATCTGCGCCTGATCTGCGGTGGGATTGTCGGTCAGTTCCTGCAGTTGAAGCTGGAGCTGCTCAGGCTCCTTGTGCGCGTGGGCGCCGGCGCGATGGAGTGCGGCCAGATAACGGTCGGCCTCGTCGCTGCGCAGCTGGCGCTTGAGTGCGACTTCGCTCGCGCCGAAAAGCCGTTCGATTCGCGCGCGGTCGGTCTTGAAAAGCTGCGCCAGATTGTTTTTCACGGCGTCGGCGCTGGCGCCGGGTATCAGCTCACCGCGGAAGAGGATCTTGTAATGGGCTTCGTTCATGTGGCATCCGTGTCACTGGAAAACAGATCTCGCCTTCGGCGAGGCCTACGCATCGCCAACCGTGGCGCGTTAGAAGGGCTTTATCACCGCCAGGATGACGATCGCCAGCAGGAACAGCACCGGCACTTCGTTGAACCAGCGGTAGAACACATGCCCGCGAACATTCTCATCGCGGGCGAAACGCTTGAGCTGGGCGCCGCACATGTGGTGGTAACCGATCAGCAAGAGGACCAGGGCGAGCTTCACATGCAGCCAGCCACCGCCGGTGAACAGCGTTGGATTGAGCGCCGCCATCGCGATGCCGAACGCCAGCGTCGCCACCATCGAGGGCAGCATGATGCCGCGGTAGAGCTTGCGTTCCATGATCTTGAAGCGTTCGCGGCTGGGCGCGTCGTCGCTCATGGCGTGGTAGACGAACAGGCGTGGGAGGTAGAAAAGGCCGGCGAACCAGCACACGATGGAAATGAGGTGGAAGGCTTTGAGCCAGAGATAGAGCATTCGCGGGCGTCTCCGAATTCCGATGGGAGCCGATAGTATTGATTGTTGGACGATCCGTCACCCTGATGGTTGGCCGGCAATCAAAGCAGCTTTATCATCCTTTACTTTTATGGCGTTCATTGCGAGGCAGACATGATCAAGGTCGGTATCGTCGGCGGCACGGGCTACACCGGGGTGGAATTGCTGCGCCTGCTGGCCCAGCACCCGCAGGCCGAGGTGGTGGTGATCACCTCGCGCTCGGAAGACGGCGTCAAGGTTACCGACCTGTATCCCAATCTGCGCGGCCACTACGACGGCCTCGCATTCAGCGTGCCGGATGTGGCCAAGCTGGGCGCCTGCGATGTGGTCTTCTTCGCGACACCGCACGGCGTGGCGCATGCCCTGGCTGGGGAGCTGCTCGAAGCCGGAACACGGGTAATCGACCTGTCGGCCGATTTTCGCCTGCAAGATGCCGAAGAGTGGTCCAGATGGTACGGCCAGCCGCATGGCGCAGCGCATCTGCTGGGCGAAGCAGTCTATGGCCTGCCTGAGGTCAATCGCGAGCAGATTCGCGGCGCGCGGCTGATCGCCGTGCCGGGTTGTTATCCCACTGCCACTCAGCTCGGCTTTCTACCGCTCTTGGAGAATAGTCTGGTCGACAACGGTCGGCTGATTGCCGATTGCAAGTCCGGCGTCAGCGGTGCGGGGCGTGCGGCGAAGATTAGCTCACTGTTCACCGAGGCCGGCGAAAGCATGATGGCCTATGCAGTCAAGGGGCATCGACATCTGCCGGAAATTAGTCAGGGGCTGCGCCGCGCGGCGGGCGGCGAGGTGGGGCTGACTTTCGTTCCCCATCTGACTCCGATGATTCGCGGCATTCATGCCACGCTCTATGCAAGCTTGATCGATACCTCGGTAGACGTGCAGGCACTGTATGAAAAGCGCTACGCCGACGAGCCCTTCGTCGATGTAATGCCGGCGGGCAGCCATCCGGAGACACGCAGCGTGCGTGGTGCGAACATGTGCCGTATCGCGGTGCATCGCCCGCAGGGTGGTGATCTGGTGGTGGTACTTTCGGTTATCGATAATCTGGTGAAGGGCGCATCGGGTCAGGCGATCCAGAACATGAACATCGTTTTCGGTATGGATGAGCGTCTAGGGCTGAACAACGTCGCCTTGCTGCCTTGAGTCCGAAAAACCGAGCTGCTTTCCTTGATCGACCAATAGTTGACCAATTTGGTAGGGTAAGCGGATAATGCTTCGCCATAGCAGTAGGCGTTCTAGCGCCGGGAGAACTCAATGAGTGTCGAATCCTTCACACCCACCGCGATCCAGTTCAGCCAGGCTGCCGCGAGCAAGGTGAAGACCTTGGTCGAAGAAGAGGGCAACCCGCGGCTAAAGCTGCGCGTATTCGTCACGGGGGGTGGTTGCTCGGGCTTTCAGTATGGTTTCACGTTCGATGAGGACGTGGCGGACGACGACACGATCATCGAGCGCGAAGGGGTCAGTCTGGTCGTGGACCCGATGAGCTATCAGTATCTGGCCGGAGCGGAAGTCGATTACCAAGAGGGGCTCGAAGGGTCTCGCTTCGTGATCACCAACCCGAATGCCACGACGACTTGTGGCTGCGGTCAATCGTTTTCCATCTGAGATAACTGTGCTTGCGATAACGCCGCGCTTTGCGCGGCGTTATCGTTTATGGACGCTGCTGCTTAGGCCGGATAGATCGCGCCGAGAATTCGCGGGCCTCTTGCGCCGGTCACGCTGGGGCGGTTGGCCGGAATGTTTTCCAGGCAGCAGTGCGCCAGCCACGCGAAAGCCGTGGCTTCCACCCAGTCGGGGGCGATGCCGAACGCTTCGGTGCTGCAGACGTGACGATTGGGCTGCAGAGCCTGTAGTCGCCGCATCAGCGCGGTGTTGTGGGCGCCGCCGCCGCAAACGAGCAGCTCCTGAGTATCGGGCTGCCCGCGCTCCAGTGCCTCGCTGATGCTGCGCGCCGTCAGTTCCAGCAGCGTCGCCTGAACATCCTCCGCCAGCAACGTTCTGCCGGACAGGTGCTGTTCCAGCCAAGGCAGGTTAAACAGTTCACGACCGGTACTTTTCGGGCCTTGTCGAGAAAAAAACTCGTCATCCAGCATTGCCCGCAACAGGCTGGCGTCGAGGTTACCGCTTGCTGCCCAGGCGCCGTCTCGGTCGAATGGCTGGCCACGCTGCACCTGGATCCAGGTATCCAGCAAGACATTGCCCGGCCCGCAATCGAAGCCGCGAACGGGCTGGCCCGGACTGAGCAGACTGAGATTGCTGAAGCCGCCGACGTTGAGAACCGCCCGCACCCTGTCGTCCGCCTGGAACGCTGCTTCGTGAAATGCCGGCACTAATGGGGCGCCTTGTCCGCCAGCCGCGACATCACGACGACGAAAGTCGCCGACAACGGTGATGCCGCTGAGCTCGGCGAGCAGGGCCGGATTGCCGATTTGAATGCTGAAGCCTCGCTGCGGCTCGTGGCGCACGGTTTGTCCGTGGCTACCAATCGCGCGGATTGCCGCCGGCTTGAGTTGGGTTTGCTCGAGCAGTTCACGGATGACCGACGCGGTTAGCGTCACCCACTGCTGCTCGATCAGCGCCGCGCGAGCCAGCTCATCGGGTCCGGAAGAGCAGAGCGCCAGAATCTCATGGCGTAGATCATCGGGTAACGGGCGAAAGCGGCTGGCCAGAAGTCTGGTCTGATTGGTCTGCTCGACGAGAACGACGTCCAGTCCGTCCAGACTGGTGCCGGACATGACGCCGAGATACAGTGCCATGCTTATTGCTTGTTGAGTGCCAGCATGGTTGCGCGCTCGTCATCCATGCGAGCCATGAGCGGCTGACTGAGCGCCATGAAACGCTGCTTCTCGTTCTTTGCAATCGGATCGGCCATCGGCAACTTCAGCCCTAGCGGGTCGACATGCGCGCCGTCTACTTGGAACTCGTAATGCAGGTGAGGTCCGGTAGACAGTCCGGTCGTTCCGATATAGCCGATGATCTGACCCTGCTTGACCGTGGAGCCGTTCTTCACACCTTTGGCAAAACCTTGCATATGCGCATAAAGCGTCCGATAACGCTGCCCGTGCTGGATGATTACGGTATTGCCGTAACCGCCCTTGCGCCCGGCGAGCAGCACTTTGCCGTCGCCTGCACTCTTGATCGGCGTGCCATGCGGAGCGGCATAGTCGACGCCTTTATGCGCACGAATCTTGTTCAGAATCGGATGCTTGCGACCGTTTGAGAAGCGAGAGCTGATGCGGGCGAAGTCTACCGGGGTGCGAATGAACGCCTTACGCATGCTGTTGCCGTCGGCGTTGTAATAGCTGGTCGTGCCGTTCTTGCTGGTGTAGCGCACGGCAGTGTAGGTCTTGCCGCGGTTGATGAACCGTGCAGCCAGAATGTTCCCCGTGCCAACGCGCTTGCCATCGACGATTTTCTCTTCGTAGATCAGATCGAAGGAATCACCCTTGTGGATGTCCAGCGCGAAGTCGATGTCATAACCGAATACGTTTGCCAAATCCATCGTCAGGTTGTGGCTCAGGCCAGCCTGGCGTGCAGCAACGAACAGGCTGCTGTTGATCTCACCGTGAGCGTATACGGCTTTTAGCTCCGGCTTGATCTCTTCTTTCTTAAACGTATAGCCGCTGTCTGTTCTTTCGAGGTGCAGGGTCTCGAGCGCGCTAATCCTGCTCTGCAGACTGGCGAGCTCACCCTGCTCGGTCAGCTGGAACTCGAATACCTGTCCTACCTTCAATCGGCTCAGCTGTTTAGCGTCTTTGCTGCTGGCCAGCACGCTGTGGACGGTATTAGATGGAAGGCCGGCTTTGGCGAAGAGCGTGGAAAGGGTGTCGCCGTTGGTCGCCACCAGCTTCTTGCTGCGCGGGTCCTCTTGCGGGGGCGCCAGTTGCTCAGCTACTTCGTTGGAGCTCTGTTCGATGGAGGCAAAAGGCGAATCGGATTCGGGGGCGGTGACGTCGTCGGAGACTTCCGGTACCACTGCCTGCTCGGCAGCATAATCCAGGCGAAGATCAATCAGGCTTTTCTTTGCTTCTACTTCGCGAGAAGGAAAGACAAGCAGTGCCAGGCTGAGCAGCGCGGCTACACCGCTGGCCGCCAACAGGTGGCTCTTCGGGTAGAGGGGGGCTTTTTGATTAGTCATCAGGTGTCTGGCATGTTTTTGCACAGGAAATAACTGTCTAAAATATAAGCAAAGCCTGCGTGAGGCAACCCTTGAATGCTCCCCGCTCGTCGAGCGGTGACGTGTTTCGCGCTTGTATTTTTCACATGATCTTGTAAGGCTTGCGCCCCTTAATTTCTGGATGCGGAGCCTGTCATGAGGTCAGTTGAGGAGCAGTTGACGGTCATCAAGCGGGGCGCTGACGAAGTGCTCGTCGAGTCAGAGCTGGTCGCCAAGCTGCAGCGCGGGCAGCCCCTGCGCGTCAAGGCGGGATTCGATCCGACTGCTCCTGATCTGCATCTGGGGCACACCGTGCTGATCAACAAGATGCGCCAGTTGCAGGACTTGGGGCACCAGGTGATTTTCCTCATCGGCGACTTCACTGGAATGATCGGCGACCCGAGCGGCAAGAGTGCGACAAGGCCGCCTCTGACCCGTGAGCAGGTGTTGGAGAACGCCGAGACTTACAAGGCGCAGGTATTCAAGATTCTGGATCCGGCAAAGACTGAGGTTGCCTTCAATTCGTTCTGGATGGATCAGCTGAAGCCGTCGGACATGATTAGGCTTGCCTCGCAATACACGGTGGCCCGCATGCTGGAGCGCGATGATTTCAGCAAGCGCTACGCCGCGAATCAGCCCATAGCCATTCATGAGTTCCTTTATCCGCTCGTTCAGGGCTACGACTCCGTCGCCTTGAGGGCCGATATCGAGCTAGGTGGGACCGATCAGAAGTTCAATCTGCTTATGGGGCGCGAGTTGCAGCGAGCCTATGGGCAGGAATCCCAATGCGTGGTCACGATGCCCTTGCTTGAGGGGCTGGATGGCATCAAGAAGATGTCCAAGTCGCTCGGTAACTACGTCGGAATTCAGGAGCCGCCGGGAGTGATGTACAGCAAGTTGGTATCGATTCCTGACGCGCTGATGTGGCGTTATTTCGAATTGCTGAGTTTTCGTACCGTTGAGGAAATTGGTGCATTTCGCGCCGATGTCGCGCGCGGGGCGAATCCGCGGGATATCAAGATCAAACTCGCGGAGGAGATCGTGGCGCGCTTCCATGGCGAGGATGCGGCGGCGACGGCTCATCGTTCAGCGGGTAATAGAATGAAAGAGGGTGAGCTGCCCGAAGATATTCCAGAGATCGAGTTGACTTTTGATCAGGATGTGCCGATCGCGTCTGTGCTTAATAAGGCGGGGCTGGTGAAGAATGCGGCGGTCGCGCGCGACCTTTTGGGGGCGGGCGGGGTGCGAGTTGATGGTCAGGTTGTGGACCGGAGCTTCCTGTTTCGTGCTGGCGCTACCCATGTCTGTCAGGCAGGTAAGAAGGCTTTCGCGCGTATTTCGGTGAAATTGGAATAAGGCCTTGACGCACACTTTCAGCCCCCTATAATGCGCACCACTTCTGGCGCGGTCCTCTGCTAAAAGTTCTTGTAAATCAACAAGTTGCTTTGAGATTAAGGGTTGCGTTGGTGGCGGATTCGAGTAGAATGCGCCGGGCTGGCAGGGTGGTGGTTGAGTCCTGTTGGTGGCTTCGGTCGGATTGATCGGAATCGGTGAAAGAGGTGGTTGACAGCGGTTTTGAACGCTGTATGATTCGCCTCCCGCTGACGAGAGATGAAGATTGATCGGAGCGGCAAGCGGTTGAGTAGAAAAGAGATTTTCGAAAAACAGCTTGACAGCGAGAAAGGCTGCTGTAAAATGCGCGGCCTCGGTTGAGACGAAAGGCTTGATCGAAACGCTCTTTAACAACTGAATCAAGCAATTCGTGTGGGTGCTTGTGAATGTAAGACTGATAGTCGCATGATTATCAGCATCACAAAGCAACACTCGTTAATTCGAGAGTTACTCTTTACTTGTAAAGAGATTTGCGATTGCTGAGCCAAGTTTAGGGTTTTCTCAAAACCCAAGCAGTATTGAACTGAAGAGTTTGATCATGGCTCAGATTGAACGCTGGCGGCAGGCCTAACACATGCAAGTCGAGCGGATGAGTGGAGCTTGCTCCATGATTCAGCGGCGGACGGGTGAGTAATGCCTAGGAATCTGCCTGGTAGTGGGGGACAACGTTTCGAAAGGAACGCTAATACCGCATACGTCCTACGGGAGAAAGTGGGGGATCTTCGGACCTCACGCTATCAGATGAGCCTAGGTCGGATTAGCTAGTTGGCGAGGTAAAGGCTCACCAAGGCGACGATCCGTAACTGGTCTGAGAGGATGATCAGTCACACTGGAACTGAGACACGGTCCAGACTCCTACGGGAGGCAGCAGTGGGGAATATTGGACAATGGGCGAAAGCCTGATCCAGCCATGCCGCGTGTGTGAAGAAGGTCTTCGGATTGTAAAGCACTTTAAGTTGGGAGGAAGGGCAGTAAGTTAATACCTTGCTGTTTTGACGTTACCGACAGAATAAGCACCGGCTAACTTCGTGCCAGCAGCCGCGGTAATACGAAGGGTGCAAGCGTTAATCGGAATTACTGGGCGTAAAGCGCGCGTAGGTGGTTCGTTAAGTTGGATGTGAAAGCCCCGGGCTCAACCTGGGAACTGCATCCAAAACTGGCGAGCTAGAGTATGGCAGAGGGTGGTGGAATTTCCTGTGTAGCGGTGAAATGCGTAGATATAGGAAGGAACACCAGTGGCGAAGGCGACCACCTGGGCTAATACTGACACTGAGGTGCGAAAGCGTGGGGAGCAAACAGGATTAGATACCCTGGTAGTCCACGCCGTAAACGATGTCGACTAGCCGTTGGGATCCTTGAGATCTTAGTGGCGCAGCTAACGCATTAAGTCGACCGCCTGGGGAGTACGGCCGCAAGGTTAAAACTCAAATGAATTGACGGGGGCCCGCACAAGCGGTGGAGCATGTGGTTTAATTCGAAGCAACGCGAAGAACCTTACCAGGCCTTGACATGCTGAGAACCTGCCAGAGATGGCGGGGTGCCTTCGGGAACTCAGACACAGGTGCTGCATGGCTGTCGTCAGCTCGTGTCGTGAGATGTTGGGTTAAGTCCCGTAACGAGCGCAACCCTTGTCCTTAGTTACCAGCACGTTATGGTGGGCACTCTAAGGAGACTGCCGGTGACAAACCGGAGGAAGGTGGGGATGACGTCAAGTCATCATGGCCCTTACGGCCTGGGCTACACACGTGCTACAATGGTCGGTACAAAGGGTTGCCAAGCCGCGAGGTGGAGCTAATCCCATAAAACCGATCGTAGTCCGGATCGCAGTCTGCAACTCGACTGCGTGAAGTCGGAATCGCTAGTAATCGTGAATCAGAATGTCACGGTGAATACGTTCCCGGGCCTTGTACACACCGCCCGTCACACCATGGGAGTGGGTTGCTCCAGAAGTAGCTAGTCTAACCTTCGGGGGGACGGTTACCACGGAGTGATTCATGACTGGGGTGAAGTCGTAACAAGGTAGCCGTAGGGGAACCTGCGGCTGGATCACCTCCTTAATCGAAGACATCAGCTTCTTCATAAGCTCCCACACGAATTGCTTGATTCATTGCGAAGACGATTGGGTCTGTAGCTCAGTTGGTTAGAGCGCACCCCTGATAAGGGTGAGGTCGGCAGTTCGAATCTGCCCAGACCCACCAATGTTATGGGGCGCAGGCTTCAAGACATTGGGGCCATAGCTCAGCTGGGAGAGCGCCTGCTTTGCACGCAGGAGGTCAGGAGTTCGATCCTCCTTGGCTCCACCACCACTCGTTAGAGTTCAGAAATGAACATTTGCAGGTTTTCTGTGGAATGTTGATTTCTGGTCTTTACCAGAATCGTTCTTTAAAAATTTGGGTATGTGATAGAAGTGACTGTTCGATCATTTTCACTGATGATCGGATAGCTCAAGGTAAAATTTGCGAATTCAAGCGCGAATTTTCGGCGAATGTCGTCTTCACGTTATAGACAGTAACCAGATTGCTTGGGGTTATATGGTCAAGTGAAGAAGCGCATACGGTGGATGCCTTGGCAGTCAGAGGCGATGAAAGACGTGGTAGCCTGCGAAAAGCTTCGGGGAGTCGGCAAACAGACTGTGATCCGGAGATGTCTGAATGGGGAAACCCACTGAGCACAAGCTCAGTATCTTGCACTGAATACATAGGTGTAAGAGGCGAACCAGGGGAACTGAAACATCTAAGTACCCTGAGGAAAAGAAATCAACCGAGATTCCCTTAGTAGTGGCGAGCGAACGGGGATTAGCCCTTAAGTTGATTTGAGATTAGCGGAACGCTCTGGAAAGTGCGGCCATAGTGGGTGATAGCCCTGTACGCGAAAGTCTCTTTTCAATGAAATCGAGTAGGACGGAGCACGAGAAACTTTGTCTGAATATGGGGGGACCATCCTCCAAGGCTAAATACTACTGACTGACCGATAGTGAACCAGTACCGTGAGGGAAAGGCGAAAAGAACCCCGGAGAGGGGAGTGAAATAGAACCTGAAACCGTATGCGTACAAGCAGTGGGAGCCTACTTTGTTAGGTGACTGCGTACCTTTTGTATAATGGGTCAGCGACTTATATTCAGTGGCGAGCTTAACCGAATAGGGGAGGCGTAGCGAAAGCGAGTCTTAATAGGGCGTTTAGTCGCTGGGTATAGACCCGAAACCGGGCGATCTATCCATGGGCAGGTTGAAGGTTAGGTAACACTGACTGGAGGACCGAACCGACTACCGTTGAAAAGTTAGCGGATGACCTGTGGATCGGAGTGAAAGGCTAATCAAGCTCGGAGATAGCTGGTTCTCCTCGAAAGCTATTTAGGTAGCGCCTCGTGTATCACTGCTGGGGGTAGAGCACTGTTTCGGCTAGGGGGTCATCCCGACTTACCAAACCGATGCAAACTCCGAATACCGGCAAGTGTCAGCACGGGAGACACACGGCGGGTGCTAACGTCCGTCGTGAAAAGGGAAACAACCCAGACCGTCAGCTAAGGTCCCAAAGTCATGGTTAAGTGGGAAACGATGTGGGAAGGCTTAGACAGCTAGGAGGTTGGCTTAGAAGCAGCCATCCTTTAAAGAAAGCGTAATAGCTCACTAGTCGAGTCGGCCTGCGCGGAAGATGTAACGGGGCTCAAACCATGCACCGAAGCTACGGGTTCAACGCAAGTTGAGCGGTAGAGGAGCGTTCTGTAAGCCTGTGAAGGTGAGTTGAGAAGCTTGCTGGAGGTATCAGAAGTGCGAATGCTGACATGAGTAACGACAATGCGAGTGAAAAACTCGCACGCCGAAAGACCAAGGGTTCCTGCGCAACGTTAATCGACGCAGGGTGAGTCGGTCCCTAAGGCGAGGCTGAAGAGCGTAGTCGATGGGAAACGGGTTAATATTCCCGTACTTCTAGTTACTGCGATGGGGGGACGGAGAAGGCTAGGCCAGCAAGGCGTTGGTTGTCCTTGTTTAAGGTGGTAGGCAGAGATCTTAGGTAAATCCGGGGTCTTAATGCCGAGAGCTGATGACGAGCTTTCTTTTAGAAAGCGAAGTGGTTGATGCCATGCTTCCAGGAAAAGCCTCTAAGCTTCAGGTAACTAGGAACCGTACCCCAAACCGACACAGGTGGTTGGGTAGAGAATACCAAGGCGCTTGAGAGAACTCGGGTGAAGGAACTAGGCAAAATGGCACCGTAACTTCGGGAGAAGGTGCGCCGGTGAGGGTGAATGATTTACTCAGTAAGCCCATGCCGGTCGAAGATACCAGGCCGCTGCGACTGTTTATTAAAAACACAGCACTCTGCAAACACGAAAGTGGACGTATAGGGTGTGACGCCTGCCCGGTGCCGGAAGGTTAATTGATGGGGTTAGCGCAAGCGAAGCTCTTGATCGAAGCCCCGGTAAACGGCGGCCGTAACTATAACGGTCCTAAGGTAGCGAAATTCCTTGTCGGGTAAGTTCCGACCTGCACGAATGGCGTAACGATGGCGGCGCTGTCTCCACCCGAGACTCAGTGAAATTGAAATCGCTGTGAAGATGCAGTGTATCCGCGGCTAGACGGAAAGACCCCGTGAACCTTTACTATAGCTTTGCACTGGACTTTGAATTTGCTTGTGTAGGATAGGTGGGAGGCTTTGAAGCGTGGACGCCAGTTCGCGTGGAGCCATCCTTGAAATACCACCCTGGCAACTTTGAGGTTCTAACTCTGGTCCGTTATCCGGATCGAGGACAGTGTATGGTGGGTAGTTTGACTGGGGCGGTCTCCTCCTAAAGAGTAACGGAGGAGTACGAAGGTGCGCTCAGACCGGTCGGAAATCGGTCGCAGAGTATAAAGGCAAAAGCGCGCTTGACTGCGAGACAGACACGTCGAGCAGGTACGAAAGTAGGTCTTAGTGATCCGGTGGTTCTGTATGGAAGGGCCATCGCTCAACGGATAAAAGGTACTCCGGGGATAACAGGCTGATACCGCCCAAGAGTTCATATCGACGGCGGTGTTTGGCACCTCGATGTCGGCTCATCACATCCTGGGGCTGAAGCCGGTCCCAAGGGTATGGCTGTTCGCCATTTAAAGTGGTACGCGAGCTGGGTTTAGAACGTCGTGAGACAGTTCGGTCCCTATCTGCCGTGGACGTTTGAGATTTGAGAGGGGCTGCTCCTAGTACGAGAGGACCGGAGTGGACGAACCTCTGGTGTTCCGGTTGTCACGCCAGTGGCACTGCCGGGTAGCTATGTTCGGAAGAGATAACCGCTGAAAGCATCTAAGCGGGAAACTCGCCTCAAGATGAGATCTCACTGGAGCCTTGAGCTCCCTGAAGGGCCGTCGAAGACTACGACGTTGATAGGCTGGGTGTGTAAGCGTTGTGAGGCGTTGAGCTAACCAGTACTAATTGCCCGTGAGGCTTGACCATATAACACCCAAACAATTTGGCTGTTAGACGGTAAGTCGACAAACAAACCGAAAATTTGCAAGAATTCGCGTTACCAGCATCACATACCCAATTCGCTGCAGCGGCTAAACCGAGGCAGCAACCGAATTGCTTGACGACCATAGAGCGTTGGAACCACCTGATCCCATCCCGAACTCAGTAGTGAAACGACGCATCGCCGATGGTAGTGTGGGGTCTCCCCATGTGAGAGTAGGTCATCGTCAAGCTTCTATCCCAAACCCCCGATCCGCTTGCGCGGTTCGGGGGTTTGTCTTTGCAGCTCGAAAAGCACGTTAGGCGATTGAGTGTTCTCTGGATATGATGCCGCTCTGTTGTGAGGGCTGGAAATGAATAAACTGCTGCAGTTGCTGGGGGACGGTCGTTTCCATTCGGGGCAAGAGCTAGGAGATGTATTGGGCGTCAGTCGAGGCTCTGTTTGGAAAAATATAGGGCGGATCGAGGAGGAATACGGTATCGATCTGTACCGCGTGCGGGGGCGCGGCTATCGTTTAGCTGAACCGCTGTCCTTGTTAGATGGCTCTGCGTTGCAGGGGCATTTGCTGTCACCGAAGTGGCCGCTATTTCTATATCCCAGTGTGGATTCAACAAACGCTGAAGCCTTGCGTTTGTTATCTGCCGGCGCGCAGCCGCCATTTGTCGTTCTGGCGGAAACTCAGAGGGCTGGGCGCGGGCGGCGTGGCCGAAAGTGGATTAGTCCAGTCGCCCAGAATCTTTATTACAGCTTGGCCTACAGAATTACGGGTGGCTTTCAGCAGCTCTCAGGGTTGAGTCTAGTTGCGGGGTTGGCAGTTATGGTTTCGTTGCGCAATCTCGGGGTGCGGCAAACTGGACTCAAATGGCCGAATGATGTTTATGCCGGGGGGAAGAAGCTGGCAGGCGTTTTGCTCGAATTGTCTGGAGATCCGGCAGATGTGTGCCACGTGGTTGTCGGCATTGGCATCAATGTGAATATGGTTTCTACCAAAGAGCAGATCGATCAGCCATGGACCTCGATTCGCGCGGAGCTTGGCCATTTGATTGATCGGAATTTGGTTGTGACCTGCCTGAGCGACATCTTACATAGGTATTTGCAGCGCCATACTGATTACGGCTTTGCTTCTATTCGGGAGGAATGGGAGCGCGAGCATATCTGGCAGGGGCGCGACTGTGTGTTAAGTACAGCCTCCCAGCAGGTGTATGGTCGGGTTGTTGGGATAGATGACATGGGGGGCTTGCGGTTGGAAGTGGAGGGGGTTGAAAAAAGCTTCAACAGCGGTGAGCTGAGCTTGAGGCTCGTCCCATGATTCTTGAGCTCGATTGTGGTAACAGTTTTATTAAGTGGCGCGTCCTAGACGCTGAAACTAACGATTCTCTGTCGGGG belongs to Pseudomonas phenolilytica and includes:
- a CDS encoding peptidoglycan DD-metalloendopeptidase family protein gives rise to the protein MTNQKAPLYPKSHLLAASGVAALLSLALLVFPSREVEAKKSLIDLRLDYAAEQAVVPEVSDDVTAPESDSPFASIEQSSNEVAEQLAPPQEDPRSKKLVATNGDTLSTLFAKAGLPSNTVHSVLASSKDAKQLSRLKVGQVFEFQLTEQGELASLQSRISALETLHLERTDSGYTFKKEEIKPELKAVYAHGEINSSLFVAARQAGLSHNLTMDLANVFGYDIDFALDIHKGDSFDLIYEEKIVDGKRVGTGNILAARFINRGKTYTAVRYTSKNGTTSYYNADGNSMRKAFIRTPVDFARISSRFSNGRKHPILNKIRAHKGVDYAAPHGTPIKSAGDGKVLLAGRKGGYGNTVIIQHGQRYRTLYAHMQGFAKGVKNGSTVKQGQIIGYIGTTGLSTGPHLHYEFQVDGAHVDPLGLKLPMADPIAKNEKQRFMALSQPLMARMDDERATMLALNKQ
- a CDS encoding anhydro-N-acetylmuramic acid kinase, coding for MALYLGVMSGTSLDGLDVVLVEQTNQTRLLASRFRPLPDDLRHEILALCSSGPDELARAALIEQQWVTLTASVIRELLEQTQLKPAAIRAIGSHGQTVRHEPQRGFSIQIGNPALLAELSGITVVGDFRRRDVAAGGQGAPLVPAFHEAAFQADDRVRAVLNVGGFSNLSLLSPGQPVRGFDCGPGNVLLDTWIQVQRGQPFDRDGAWAASGNLDASLLRAMLDDEFFSRQGPKSTGRELFNLPWLEQHLSGRTLLAEDVQATLLELTARSISEALERGQPDTQELLVCGGGAHNTALMRRLQALQPNRHVCSTEAFGIAPDWVEATAFAWLAHCCLENIPANRPSVTGARGPRILGAIYPA
- the erpA gene encoding iron-sulfur cluster insertion protein ErpA produces the protein MSVESFTPTAIQFSQAAASKVKTLVEEEGNPRLKLRVFVTGGGCSGFQYGFTFDEDVADDDTIIEREGVSLVVDPMSYQYLAGAEVDYQEGLEGSRFVITNPNATTTCGCGQSFSI
- the argC gene encoding N-acetyl-gamma-glutamyl-phosphate reductase, encoding MIKVGIVGGTGYTGVELLRLLAQHPQAEVVVITSRSEDGVKVTDLYPNLRGHYDGLAFSVPDVAKLGACDVVFFATPHGVAHALAGELLEAGTRVIDLSADFRLQDAEEWSRWYGQPHGAAHLLGEAVYGLPEVNREQIRGARLIAVPGCYPTATQLGFLPLLENSLVDNGRLIADCKSGVSGAGRAAKISSLFTEAGESMMAYAVKGHRHLPEISQGLRRAAGGEVGLTFVPHLTPMIRGIHATLYASLIDTSVDVQALYEKRYADEPFVDVMPAGSHPETRSVRGANMCRIAVHRPQGGDLVVVLSVIDNLVKGASGQAIQNMNIVFGMDERLGLNNVALLP
- a CDS encoding DUF805 domain-containing protein, producing MNEAHYKILFRGELIPGASADAVKNNLAQLFKTDRARIERLFGASEVALKRQLRSDEADRYLAALHRAGAHAHKEPEQLQLQLQELTDNPTADQAQMNCPKCGHTQPQHEQCSACGIVIAKFLSRQAQQAKELSPPAIAGSQSPYAPPQATLEMPLASHGELRVFSVQGRIGRLRYLAWSLVIMMAVAGLFGIAGIVAAISKPAGVFVMALLAIAALVINVQVGVQRLHDIGVSGWLLLLNLVPVIGVFVPLLMIVIPGKRGPNRYGPPQPANSLAVKVLAALWLLLVIGGVLVAITVPAATQYLHRAG
- the hemJ gene encoding protoporphyrinogen oxidase HemJ, whose translation is MLYLWLKAFHLISIVCWFAGLFYLPRLFVYHAMSDDAPSRERFKIMERKLYRGIMLPSMVATLAFGIAMAALNPTLFTGGGWLHVKLALVLLLIGYHHMCGAQLKRFARDENVRGHVFYRWFNEVPVLFLLAIVILAVIKPF